From a region of the Alnus glutinosa chromosome 1, dhAlnGlut1.1, whole genome shotgun sequence genome:
- the LOC133858701 gene encoding proline-rich extensin-like protein EPR1, whose amino-acid sequence MSSAYLPVLYLFLGLVVLTTPALADYSKPPKYGHNNPPVPIYKPHPPPVYKPPPVEKPPPKYYRPPTLPPIVVKPPPYKSKPLPPYKRKPPPPYGHFPGHPPVDNVDIPYKPLGKVFPPPSPYKKPPTPPYKPPYKPPPSVN is encoded by the exons ATGTCTTCTGCATACTTGCCAGTACTCTACTTGTTCCTTGGCTTGGTGGTTCTCACCACTCCAGCTCTTGCTGATTACTCCAAGCCTCCCAAATATGGGCACAATAACCCACCTGTTCCTATTTACAAGCCTCATCCACCGCCGGTGTACAAGCCTCCTCCAGTCGAGAAGCCACCACCGAAGTACTACAGGCCACCAACTCTACCTCCTATAGTGGTAAAACCACCACCTTATAAGAGTAAGCCACTACCACCTTATAAGCGGAAGCCGCCACCACCTTATGGACACTTCCCAGGACACCCTCCGGTGGACAATGTCGATATCCCATACAAGCCGCTTGGAAAAGTGTTCCCTCCTCCGTCACCATATAAGAAGCCACCCACCCCACCCTACAAGCCGC CCTACAAGCCCCCACCATCAGTTAACTGA
- the LOC133858675 gene encoding uncharacterized protein LOC133858675, with the protein MDWGGNTDFQKVFDQILKVAVEGKLTEDQLIKRVVVFSDMEFDQASRHYYGSNPWETDYEIIQRKFRERGYNKVPEIVFWNLRHSSSTPVVARQSGVALVSGFSKNLLTVFLEEGGIVNPEVVKWD; encoded by the coding sequence ATGGATTGGGGTGGTAATACAGACTTCCAGAAAGTTTTTGACCAAATCTTGAAAGTCGCGGTTGAGGGCAAGCTGACAGAAGACCAACTGATCAAGAGGGTAGTTGTTTTCAGTGATATGGAATTTGATCAGGCGTCTAGGCATTATTATGGTTCGAATCCATGGGAAACAGATTATGAAATTATACAGAGGAAGTTCCGGGAGAGAGGATACAACAAGGTGCCGGAAATTGTGTTTTGGAACCTTAGGCACTCGTCGTCGACTCCGGTGGTTGCGAGGCAAAGTGGGGTGGCGCTTGTGAGTGGGTTTTCGAAGAATTTGTTGACTGTGTTCTTGGAGGAAGGTGGCATCGTAAATCCTGAGGTTGTAAAATGGGATTAG